A window from Streptomyces griseiscabiei encodes these proteins:
- a CDS encoding pyridoxine/pyridoxamine 5'-phosphate oxidase: protein MIEPSSRPPSGPQPQPRTVSGPSEVVQALRGLRVWDPKVSALPLFDPAAAPAEPVALFAGWFGEAVAAGEVEPHTMSLATADAEGRPDVRTVMLHDVDARGWHFASHSGSRKGRQLAARPYASLGFYWPLLGRQVRVRGPVTVEPAEVAQADLHARSTGALAAALVGRQSEVLSSYEELERASEDAWARAEREPDVAVPTWTAYVVEPDEVEFFQGDARRRHVRLDYRREGGGWATELLWP, encoded by the coding sequence ATGATCGAGCCCTCTTCCCGGCCCCCTTCCGGGCCGCAGCCCCAGCCCCGGACCGTCTCCGGACCGTCCGAGGTCGTTCAGGCCCTGCGCGGGCTGCGGGTCTGGGACCCGAAGGTCAGCGCCCTGCCGTTGTTCGACCCGGCGGCGGCCCCGGCCGAGCCGGTGGCGCTCTTCGCCGGCTGGTTCGGCGAGGCCGTGGCCGCCGGGGAGGTGGAGCCGCACACCATGTCGCTGGCCACGGCGGACGCGGAGGGCCGGCCGGACGTCCGTACGGTGATGCTGCACGACGTGGACGCGCGGGGCTGGCACTTCGCCTCCCACTCCGGCAGCCGCAAGGGCCGCCAGCTCGCGGCCCGCCCGTACGCGTCCCTCGGCTTCTACTGGCCCCTCCTCGGCCGCCAGGTCCGGGTGCGCGGCCCGGTCACCGTCGAACCCGCCGAGGTCGCCCAGGCCGATCTGCACGCCCGCTCGACGGGGGCGCTGGCCGCCGCCCTCGTCGGCCGGCAGAGCGAAGTCCTCTCCTCCTACGAGGAGTTGGAGCGCGCCTCGGAGGACGCCTGGGCCCGTGCCGAGCGGGAACCGGACGTGGCCGTACCGACCTGGACGGCGTACGTCGTGGAGCCGGACGAGGTGGAGTTCTTCCAGGGGGACGCGCGGCGCCGGCACGTACGGCTGGACTACCGGCGGGAGGGCGGCGGTTGGGCCACGGAGCTGCTGTGGCCCTGA
- a CDS encoding type II toxin-antitoxin system RelE/ParE family toxin: protein MATWFGDLVKADDGSADQVEDAIDALALCGPALGRPLVDRIKGAEQHHLKELRPGSSGRTEIRILFAFDPVRRAVLLVAGDKAGNWSGWYDTNIPVAEKRYHEHIAELTTREYE, encoded by the coding sequence GTGGCGACATGGTTCGGCGATCTGGTCAAGGCCGACGATGGCAGCGCGGATCAGGTGGAGGACGCCATCGATGCTCTCGCCCTGTGCGGCCCCGCACTCGGCCGCCCGCTCGTTGACCGGATCAAGGGCGCGGAACAGCATCACCTCAAGGAGCTGAGGCCCGGCTCGTCCGGCAGGACCGAGATCCGGATCCTGTTCGCCTTCGACCCTGTGCGCCGTGCCGTTCTGCTGGTCGCCGGGGACAAGGCCGGAAACTGGAGCGGCTGGTACGACACCAACATCCCGGTCGCCGAGAAGCGGTATCACGAGCACATCGCCGAACTGACTACGAGGGAGTACGAATGA
- a CDS encoding XRE family transcriptional regulator, which produces MSTVRWEEVKRRADEQRRAAGLPVRSAEQKRADMDQLLAEIRAYKLAEVRREQDLTQRDVADSMGVSAPRVSAIENGEIDRTEVATLRAYIRALGGELRVIADFGDAAYTVG; this is translated from the coding sequence ATGAGCACCGTTCGCTGGGAGGAAGTCAAGCGCCGTGCCGACGAGCAACGGCGAGCCGCCGGGCTCCCGGTGCGGTCCGCCGAGCAGAAGCGGGCGGACATGGACCAGCTCCTCGCCGAGATCCGCGCCTACAAACTCGCCGAAGTCCGACGGGAGCAAGATCTCACGCAGCGGGACGTCGCCGACTCCATGGGGGTCTCGGCTCCCCGGGTCTCCGCGATCGAGAACGGCGAGATCGACCGCACCGAGGTGGCGACCCTGCGGGCCTACATCCGCGCGCTGGGCGGGGAACTGCGGGTGATCGCGGATTTCGGGGACGCCGCGTACACCGTCGGCTGA
- a CDS encoding DoxX family protein, translating into MDSIWLSGAEWLAVLRIGLGLWWLESWRHKDKKAWFREGSGIAWAAGVAEKHRWAAVRSGFDVVVRPRPRTMAYVVVYAELALGLGLVLGVLTPVALVGGLVLNLLYLVLMIHDWAEQGQNSMMALISVVALFGMSWQTWSVDSALGLF; encoded by the coding sequence ATGGACTCGATCTGGCTCAGTGGTGCCGAATGGCTGGCCGTGCTCCGGATCGGGCTCGGGCTGTGGTGGCTGGAGAGTTGGCGGCACAAGGACAAGAAGGCCTGGTTCCGGGAGGGGTCCGGGATCGCGTGGGCGGCGGGGGTGGCGGAGAAGCACCGGTGGGCGGCCGTGCGGAGCGGGTTCGACGTGGTGGTCAGGCCCCGGCCGCGCACGATGGCGTACGTCGTCGTGTACGCCGAACTCGCCCTCGGCCTCGGGCTGGTCCTCGGCGTGCTCACCCCGGTCGCGCTCGTGGGCGGGCTGGTCCTCAACCTCCTCTACCTCGTCCTGATGATCCACGACTGGGCCGAGCAGGGGCAGAACTCGATGATGGCGCTGATCTCGGTGGTGGCGCTGTTCGGGATGTCCTGGCAGACCTGGTCCGTCGACAGCGCGCTGGGGCTGTTCTGA
- a CDS encoding acetate--CoA ligase family protein, giving the protein MLGSTHGTLTTDSRRARTIACGEHPAQVVHGRPAEAGELDVSGRPLYADVPDLDRFFRPESVAVVGASDAEGRPNTGITRQLLAWSERVGARLHPVHPTRESVFGIPCVPSVAALPEQVDLAALLLSDPLPVIDELAAAKVRFAVAFASGFAETGAEGAAAQERLAAAVARAGGLRLLGPNTNLNAFERFRDDLDGPAIALITQSGHQGRLVFSLQELGIRLSHWAPTGNEADLETADFISYFAERPEVGAIAAYVEGLKDGRAFLLAADRAARRGVPVVAVKVGRTETGARTAASHTGKLTGADAVVDAAMRQFGVIRVDGLDELQDTATLLARSRRPRTPDTATPGPAADPRPEGVVVYSISGGTGAHFADLATEAGLPLPTLSEAKQTELHQWIPGYLNVANPVDNGGHPVGDWRGPRILDAILDDPQVGVLICPITGPFPPMSDKLAQDLVAAAERTDKLVCVVWGSPVGTEAAYRETLLGSSRVATFRTFANCITAVRAHLDHSRFTTAYRSPFDEAPRSPSPSFRKAKALMRPGQQLSEHAAKQLLRAYGIRVPREQLVTSAAAAVRAASLVGYPVVMKASGARIAHKTELGLVKIGLTSASQIRDAYRELTDIARYEDVSLDGVLVCQMVERGVEMVVGVTHDDLFGPTVTVGLGGVLVEVLRDSAVRVPPFAEDQAHAMLAELRGRALLDGVRGAPPADVEALVEVVLRVQRMALELGDDIAELDINPLMVLPRGQGAVALDALAVCR; this is encoded by the coding sequence ATGCTTGGATCAACCCACGGCACCCTCACCACCGACTCCCGCCGGGCCCGGACCATCGCGTGCGGCGAGCACCCCGCGCAGGTCGTGCACGGCAGGCCCGCCGAGGCCGGCGAGCTGGACGTCAGCGGGCGTCCGCTGTACGCCGACGTCCCCGATCTGGACCGTTTCTTCCGCCCGGAGTCCGTCGCCGTCGTCGGCGCCTCGGACGCGGAGGGCCGGCCGAACACCGGCATCACCCGGCAGCTCCTCGCCTGGTCGGAGCGGGTCGGCGCCCGGCTCCACCCCGTGCACCCCACCCGCGAGTCGGTCTTCGGCATCCCCTGCGTCCCTTCCGTCGCCGCGCTGCCCGAACAGGTCGACCTCGCCGCGCTGCTCCTCTCCGACCCCCTCCCCGTGATCGACGAACTGGCCGCGGCCAAGGTGCGGTTCGCCGTCGCCTTCGCCTCCGGTTTCGCCGAGACCGGTGCCGAGGGCGCCGCCGCGCAGGAGCGGCTGGCCGCCGCCGTGGCCCGCGCCGGCGGTCTGCGACTGCTCGGCCCCAACACCAACCTCAACGCCTTCGAGCGGTTCCGGGACGACCTCGACGGGCCGGCCATCGCGCTCATCACCCAGTCCGGCCACCAGGGCCGCCTCGTCTTCTCCCTCCAGGAACTCGGCATCCGCCTCTCCCACTGGGCCCCCACCGGCAACGAGGCCGACCTGGAGACCGCCGACTTCATCTCCTACTTCGCCGAACGCCCCGAGGTCGGCGCCATCGCCGCCTACGTCGAGGGCCTCAAGGACGGCCGCGCCTTCCTCCTGGCCGCCGACCGGGCCGCCCGGCGCGGTGTCCCGGTCGTCGCCGTCAAGGTCGGCCGCACCGAGACCGGCGCCCGCACCGCCGCCTCCCACACCGGCAAGCTGACCGGCGCGGACGCGGTGGTCGACGCGGCGATGCGGCAGTTCGGGGTCATCCGGGTCGACGGCCTCGACGAACTCCAGGACACGGCCACCCTGTTGGCACGGTCCCGCCGGCCCCGCACCCCGGACACGGCCACCCCGGGCCCGGCCGCCGACCCCCGGCCCGAGGGCGTCGTCGTCTATTCGATCTCGGGCGGCACGGGCGCGCACTTCGCCGATCTGGCCACCGAGGCGGGGCTGCCCCTGCCCACGCTCTCCGAGGCCAAGCAGACCGAGCTGCACCAGTGGATCCCCGGCTATCTGAACGTGGCCAACCCCGTCGACAACGGCGGCCACCCCGTGGGTGACTGGCGTGGCCCCCGCATCCTCGACGCGATCCTCGACGACCCGCAGGTGGGCGTGCTGATCTGTCCCATCACCGGCCCCTTCCCGCCCATGAGCGACAAGCTCGCCCAGGACCTGGTGGCCGCGGCGGAGCGGACGGACAAGCTGGTGTGCGTGGTGTGGGGATCGCCGGTGGGCACCGAGGCCGCGTACCGCGAGACGCTGCTCGGCTCGTCCCGGGTGGCGACCTTCCGCACCTTCGCCAACTGCATCACGGCCGTCCGCGCCCACCTCGACCACAGCCGCTTCACCACCGCCTACCGCTCCCCCTTCGACGAGGCACCGCGCTCCCCCTCGCCCTCCTTCCGCAAGGCGAAGGCGCTGATGCGGCCGGGGCAGCAGCTGAGCGAGCACGCGGCCAAGCAACTGCTGCGCGCGTACGGGATACGGGTGCCGCGCGAGCAGTTGGTGACCAGCGCGGCGGCGGCCGTCCGCGCGGCGAGCCTGGTCGGCTATCCGGTGGTGATGAAGGCGTCCGGCGCCCGCATCGCGCACAAGACGGAACTCGGCCTGGTGAAGATCGGGCTGACCTCGGCGAGCCAGATCCGCGACGCCTATCGCGAACTGACCGACATCGCCCGCTACGAGGACGTCTCCCTCGACGGGGTGCTGGTGTGCCAGATGGTGGAGCGGGGCGTGGAGATGGTCGTGGGCGTCACCCACGACGACCTCTTCGGGCCCACGGTCACCGTCGGCCTCGGCGGTGTCCTCGTGGAGGTCCTGCGCGACTCCGCCGTACGCGTCCCGCCGTTCGCCGAGGACCAGGCCCACGCCATGCTCGCCGAACTGCGCGGGCGGGCCCTGCTGGACGGGGTCCGCGGGGCTCCCCCGGCCGACGTGGAGGCCCTCGTGGAGGTCGTGCTCCGGGTGCAGCGCATGGCGCTGGAACTCGGGGACGACATCGCGGAGCTGGACATCAACCCGCTGATGGTGCTGCCGAGGGGACAGGGGGCGGTGGCCCTGGACGCGCTGGCGGTGTGCCGCTGA
- a CDS encoding flavin-containing monooxygenase encodes MADSRTPVDPTGSATPAPSDRPVYVIGGGPGGLAVAYALRAQGVRAVVLEKADAVGASWRRHYDRLRLHTTRRLSGLPGLPMPRRFGRWVARDNVVRYLEKYAEVHQLEIVTGVEVSRVERTADDTGWLLHATGGRELTGSAVVVATGHNHTPHLPDWPGRDSYTGDLTHASAYRNAEPYAGRDVLVVGIGNTGAEIAVDLVEGGARRVRLAVRTAPHIVRRSTAGWAAQYTGVLVRRLPVALVDRLARPMAKLAVPDLSAHGLSRPDTGLYSRVNQGSIPVQDVGLIDAVRKGKVEIVGPVEGFEDGKVVLGDGGRIETDAVIAATGYRRALEGLVGHLDVLDGRGRPVVHGARSPKNAPGLYFTGFTNPISGMFRELALDAEKIAKAVARKGGVATRDALTVRVRTTP; translated from the coding sequence ATGGCCGACTCCAGAACCCCTGTGGACCCCACCGGATCCGCGACCCCCGCCCCCTCCGACCGCCCCGTCTACGTGATCGGCGGCGGCCCCGGTGGGCTGGCCGTCGCGTACGCGCTGCGGGCCCAGGGCGTACGGGCGGTCGTGCTGGAGAAGGCGGACGCGGTCGGGGCGTCCTGGCGGCGGCACTACGACCGGCTGCGTCTGCACACCACCCGGCGGCTGTCGGGCCTGCCCGGCCTGCCCATGCCGCGCCGCTTCGGCCGGTGGGTGGCGCGGGACAACGTGGTGCGCTACCTGGAGAAGTACGCCGAGGTCCACCAGCTGGAGATCGTGACCGGCGTCGAGGTCTCCCGGGTCGAGCGGACCGCCGACGACACCGGCTGGCTGCTGCACGCCACCGGCGGCCGCGAGCTGACCGGCAGCGCGGTCGTCGTCGCCACCGGCCACAACCACACACCCCACCTTCCCGACTGGCCCGGCCGGGACTCGTACACCGGCGACCTGACGCATGCCTCCGCGTACCGCAACGCCGAGCCCTACGCCGGCCGTGACGTCCTCGTCGTCGGCATCGGCAACACCGGCGCCGAGATCGCCGTCGACCTCGTCGAGGGCGGCGCCCGGCGCGTACGGCTCGCGGTGCGCACCGCCCCGCACATCGTGCGCCGGTCGACCGCCGGCTGGGCGGCCCAGTACACGGGCGTCCTCGTACGGCGGCTGCCGGTCGCCCTGGTGGACCGGCTCGCCCGGCCGATGGCGAAGCTCGCCGTGCCGGACCTGTCCGCGCACGGCCTGTCCCGCCCCGACACCGGCCTCTACTCCCGGGTGAACCAGGGCTCCATCCCCGTGCAGGACGTCGGCCTCATCGACGCCGTACGGAAGGGGAAGGTCGAGATCGTCGGCCCGGTCGAGGGGTTCGAGGACGGCAAGGTCGTCCTCGGCGACGGCGGCCGGATCGAGACCGACGCCGTGATCGCCGCCACCGGGTACCGGCGCGCCCTGGAGGGGCTCGTCGGACACCTCGACGTCCTCGACGGCCGCGGCCGACCGGTCGTGCACGGCGCCCGTTCCCCCAAGAACGCGCCCGGTCTCTACTTCACCGGCTTCACCAACCCCATCAGCGGCATGTTCCGCGAACTCGCCCTCGACGCCGAGAAGATCGCCAAGGCCGTCGCGAGGAAGGGCGGCGTCGCCACGCGCGACGCGCTCACGGTCCGCGTCCGCACCACGCCCTGA
- a CDS encoding flavin reductase family protein has product MGHAGMAAAAVRYLRADPADRSRGTTSAPPVVDALPRPELRCVGENERAPVDQTEFRRVLGNFATGVTVITAPAPPPADGVPGETPDSRPAGFACQSFSALSLDPPLVVFMVGRTSTTWPRIARAGVFCVNVLAAEQGGLCRRFAASGTDKFAGVSHTPAPTTGSPRLTGAVAWIDCTVHAVHTGGDHLIVVGRVESLGTTGDEDGTGTGAGTGAGPEESAPLLFHRGRFGGFTTG; this is encoded by the coding sequence ATGGGACACGCGGGAATGGCGGCCGCCGCCGTCCGTTACCTGAGAGCGGATCCGGCGGACAGGAGCCGTGGGACGACGAGCGCGCCACCGGTCGTGGACGCGCTCCCCCGCCCCGAGCTGCGCTGCGTCGGCGAGAACGAGCGGGCCCCGGTCGACCAGACCGAGTTCCGCCGCGTCCTGGGCAACTTTGCGACGGGCGTCACGGTCATCACCGCCCCGGCACCGCCCCCGGCGGACGGCGTCCCGGGCGAGACCCCCGACAGCCGCCCCGCCGGCTTCGCCTGCCAGTCCTTCTCCGCCCTCTCCCTCGACCCGCCCCTCGTGGTCTTCATGGTCGGCCGTACGTCGACGACCTGGCCCCGCATCGCTCGCGCGGGTGTCTTCTGCGTGAACGTGCTCGCCGCGGAGCAGGGCGGGTTGTGCCGGCGTTTCGCGGCGAGCGGCACGGACAAGTTCGCCGGTGTCTCCCACACCCCCGCCCCCACCACGGGCTCCCCCCGTCTGACGGGCGCCGTCGCCTGGATCGACTGCACCGTCCACGCCGTCCACACCGGCGGCGACCATCTGATCGTGGTGGGCCGGGTGGAGTCACTGGGGACCACGGGGGACGAGGACGGGACCGGCACTGGGGCCGGGACCGGTGCCGGCCCGGAGGAGAGCGCACCCCTGTTGTTCCACCGGGGCCGCTTCGGCGGGTTCACCACCGGCTAG
- a CDS encoding enoyl-CoA hydratase/isomerase family protein yields the protein MPASPLEQPKQTEQPEQPEKSRDSLLLHATDNAVSWITLNRPEAMNALTPDQRERLIGLLSDASADPAVRAVVITATGRGFCAGADLRGGAGGGTTGGEARVPGDVARMIRLGAQRLVGAVLDCEKPVIAAVNGTAAGLGAHLALACDLVLAAEEARFIEVFVRRGLVPDGGGAYLLPRLVGPQRAKELMFFGDALSAAEAERLGLVNRVVPAPELEKTAREWAERLAAGPTRALALTKHLVNTSLDTDRATAFAAEAAAQEINMTTADAQEGVAGFVERRTPRFEGR from the coding sequence ATGCCCGCTTCCCCCCTCGAACAGCCGAAACAGACGGAACAGCCCGAACAGCCGGAAAAATCCCGTGACTCATTGTTACTGCACGCCACTGACAACGCCGTCTCGTGGATCACCCTCAACCGCCCCGAGGCGATGAACGCCCTCACCCCCGACCAGCGGGAACGCCTCATCGGCCTGCTCTCCGACGCCTCCGCCGACCCCGCCGTGCGCGCGGTCGTCATCACGGCCACCGGCCGCGGCTTCTGCGCGGGAGCGGACCTGCGGGGCGGCGCGGGCGGCGGGACGACCGGCGGCGAGGCGCGGGTGCCCGGTGACGTGGCGCGCATGATCCGGCTCGGCGCCCAGCGCCTCGTCGGGGCCGTCCTCGACTGCGAGAAGCCGGTGATCGCGGCGGTGAACGGCACCGCGGCCGGCCTCGGCGCGCACCTCGCCCTCGCCTGCGATCTGGTCCTGGCGGCCGAGGAAGCCCGTTTCATCGAGGTGTTCGTACGGAGGGGTCTGGTCCCCGACGGCGGCGGCGCGTATCTACTCCCCCGCCTCGTCGGCCCTCAGCGGGCGAAGGAGCTGATGTTCTTCGGGGACGCCCTGTCCGCCGCCGAGGCGGAGCGCCTCGGCCTGGTCAACCGTGTCGTCCCCGCGCCGGAGTTGGAGAAGACGGCCCGGGAGTGGGCGGAACGGCTGGCCGCCGGTCCGACGCGCGCCCTGGCCCTGACCAAACACCTGGTCAACACCTCCCTCGACACCGACCGCGCCACCGCCTTCGCCGCCGAGGCCGCCGCCCAGGAGATCAACATGACGACGGCCGACGCCCAGGAGGGCGTGGCGGGCTTCGTGGAGCGACGGACCCCGCGCTTCGAAGGCCGCTGA
- a CDS encoding GNAT family N-acetyltransferase: MSRTDERPTAEPHGHGLRLCAWDAGSDVDVEAWFRGRTDPDFRRWNTPMLWDESFEGARESLRRRVESDAEGRTVSFRITDATTGATLGQIGLSGIDGHLRRAVVGYWVLPEARGRRVATRALDLATRWTFTELGIHRLELNHVGDHAASCRIAELCGFPYEGNMRGAAFDAGRHDAFRDAHLHARLATDPAPEGIWGSDERA; the protein is encoded by the coding sequence GTGAGCCGTACCGATGAGCGACCAACCGCCGAGCCGCACGGTCACGGCCTGCGGTTGTGCGCCTGGGACGCCGGGTCCGACGTGGACGTCGAGGCGTGGTTCCGCGGGCGTACCGATCCGGACTTCCGGCGGTGGAACACACCGATGCTGTGGGACGAGAGCTTCGAGGGCGCCCGGGAGTCCCTGCGGCGGCGCGTCGAGTCCGACGCCGAGGGCAGGACCGTGTCCTTCCGGATCACGGACGCGACGACCGGGGCGACGCTCGGGCAGATCGGGCTGAGCGGTATCGACGGGCATCTGCGCCGGGCCGTCGTCGGCTACTGGGTGCTGCCCGAGGCCCGTGGCCGCCGTGTCGCCACCCGCGCGCTCGACCTCGCCACGCGCTGGACCTTCACCGAACTCGGCATCCACCGGCTCGAACTGAACCATGTCGGCGACCACGCCGCGTCCTGCCGCATCGCCGAGCTGTGCGGGTTCCCGTACGAGGGGAACATGCGCGGGGCCGCGTTCGACGCGGGGCGCCACGACGCCTTCCGGGACGCGCATCTGCACGCACGGCTGGCCACGGACCCGGCACCCGAGGGGATTTGGGGATCTGATGAGCGCGCATGA
- a CDS encoding class I SAM-dependent DNA methyltransferase translates to MSAHDGNSGADGFPDAYEEVADADGYFGEDVAAHYDDPSDDPFDDMFGPAAVDPVVELIAQLAEEPGAEEGARALEFGIGTGRIALPLARRGVPVHGIDLSRAMVERLRAKPGGADIGVTIGDFATTRVDGPAFTVAYLVFNTINNLLTQDAQVDCFRNAAAHLVPGGRFVIEVGVPDLRRLPPGQNAVPFRVGPARLGFDTYEVATQGLRSHHMTVVEGRPVYRSMPFRYVWPAELDLMARLAGMRLRDRWEGWKGEPFTNESTTHVSVWEKA, encoded by the coding sequence ATGAGCGCGCATGACGGAAACAGCGGTGCGGACGGCTTCCCGGACGCCTACGAGGAGGTCGCCGACGCCGACGGGTACTTCGGCGAGGACGTCGCCGCGCACTACGACGACCCCTCGGACGACCCCTTCGACGACATGTTCGGCCCGGCGGCCGTGGACCCCGTCGTCGAGCTGATCGCCCAGCTGGCGGAGGAACCCGGCGCCGAAGAGGGCGCGCGGGCGCTGGAGTTCGGGATCGGGACCGGGCGGATCGCGCTGCCGCTGGCCCGGCGGGGTGTGCCGGTGCACGGCATCGACCTGTCACGGGCCATGGTGGAGCGGCTGCGGGCCAAGCCCGGCGGCGCGGACATCGGCGTCACCATCGGGGACTTCGCCACGACCCGGGTGGACGGGCCCGCCTTCACCGTCGCCTACCTCGTCTTCAACACGATCAACAACCTGCTCACCCAGGACGCCCAGGTGGACTGCTTCCGCAACGCCGCCGCGCATCTCGTGCCCGGCGGCCGTTTCGTGATCGAGGTCGGGGTGCCGGATCTGCGGCGGCTGCCGCCAGGGCAGAACGCGGTGCCGTTCCGGGTCGGCCCGGCGCGGCTGGGGTTCGACACGTACGAGGTGGCGACCCAGGGGCTGCGGTCGCACCACATGACGGTCGTCGAGGGGCGGCCGGTGTACCGGTCGATGCCGTTCCGGTACGTCTGGCCGGCCGAGCTGGATCTGATGGCCCGGCTGGCGGGGATGCGGCTGCGGGACCGGTGGGAGGGGTGGAAGGGGGAGCCGTTCACGAACGAGAGCACCACGCACGTGTCCGTGTGGGAGAAGGCCTGA
- a CDS encoding RICIN domain-containing protein, translated as MAAATLTIGMLAAVHPAPAEAATVDTDAWYVLVNRNSGKALDVTGASTADGTRVSQRTRDDGTHQQWRFTDSGDGFYRLRARHSDKVLDVAGASTADGAAIQQWADHNGANQQFRLADSDGGHVRLVNRTSGKAVEVQGASTADGGAVVQYTDWGGANQQWQMVKMSSGGAGGCGNAPALASGTHTIQSGGKSRSFILRVPANYDNSRPYRLIFAFHWRGGTAGDVASGGTSGSAWSYYGQQEQSGNSAILVAPQGLGNGWGNAGGEDVVFVDDMIRRIEGGLCVNPGQRFATGFSWGGGMSYALACGRANVFRAVAVISGAQISGCDGGSQPIAYLGIHGIGDSVLSIGQGRSLRDKFVGNNGCTPQSPREPAPGSRTHITTAYSGCRAGYPVRWAAFDGGHIPGPVDGSSGESGVTTWTKAEIWRFFAQF; from the coding sequence CTGGCGGCGGCGACCCTCACGATCGGCATGCTCGCCGCGGTGCACCCGGCGCCCGCAGAGGCGGCGACGGTGGACACCGACGCCTGGTACGTCCTGGTCAACCGCAACAGCGGCAAGGCCCTCGACGTCACCGGCGCGTCCACCGCCGACGGCACGCGGGTCAGCCAGCGCACGCGCGACGACGGCACCCACCAGCAGTGGCGGTTCACGGACTCCGGCGACGGTTTCTACCGCCTCAGGGCCCGGCATTCGGACAAGGTCCTCGACGTGGCCGGCGCCTCCACCGCGGACGGTGCCGCGATCCAGCAGTGGGCCGACCACAACGGGGCCAACCAGCAGTTCCGCCTGGCCGACTCCGACGGGGGCCACGTCCGGCTGGTCAACCGCACCAGCGGCAAGGCGGTGGAGGTACAGGGCGCCTCCACCGCGGACGGCGGCGCCGTCGTCCAGTACACCGACTGGGGCGGCGCCAACCAGCAATGGCAGATGGTCAAGATGTCGTCCGGCGGCGCGGGCGGATGCGGCAACGCCCCGGCCCTGGCGAGCGGTACGCACACGATCCAGAGCGGCGGCAAGAGCCGCAGCTTCATCCTCAGGGTTCCCGCCAACTACGACAACAGCCGCCCCTACCGGCTGATCTTCGCCTTCCACTGGCGGGGCGGCACCGCCGGCGACGTCGCCTCGGGCGGCACCAGCGGCAGCGCCTGGTCCTACTACGGCCAGCAGGAACAGTCCGGCAACAGCGCGATCCTCGTCGCCCCCCAGGGCCTCGGAAACGGCTGGGGCAACGCGGGCGGTGAGGACGTCGTCTTCGTCGACGACATGATCCGACGCATCGAGGGCGGCCTCTGTGTCAACCCGGGACAGCGCTTCGCCACCGGATTCAGCTGGGGCGGCGGGATGAGCTACGCGCTCGCCTGCGGCCGGGCGAACGTCTTCCGGGCCGTCGCGGTCATCTCCGGCGCCCAGATCAGCGGGTGCGACGGCGGCTCCCAGCCCATCGCCTACCTCGGCATCCACGGTATCGGCGACTCCGTCCTCAGCATCGGACAAGGCCGGTCCCTGCGCGACAAGTTCGTCGGCAACAACGGCTGCACCCCCCAGAGCCCGCGTGAGCCCGCGCCGGGCAGCCGCACCCACATCACCACCGCCTACTCGGGCTGCCGTGCCGGATACCCGGTCCGATGGGCCGCGTTCGACGGAGGCCACATCCCCGGCCCGGTCGACGGCTCCTCCGGCGAGAGCGGCGTCACGACCTGGACCAAGGCGGAGATCTGGAGGTTCTTCGCACAGTTCTGA
- a CDS encoding Zn-ribbon domain-containing OB-fold protein translates to MGARTGGRFDLPEADGFSRTYWEAAAEGRLLIRRCAAAGCGRAHHYPREFCPYCWSEDVRWEEASGHATLYTWSVVHRNDLPPFGERTPYVAAVVDLVEGPRMMTEVVEGEAAESGDGGSRLWAGMGLEVVFRDAGGCAVPVFRARS, encoded by the coding sequence ATGGGCGCGCGGACGGGCGGGCGGTTCGACCTGCCCGAGGCCGACGGGTTCAGCCGTACGTACTGGGAGGCCGCCGCCGAGGGGCGGTTGCTGATCCGGCGGTGCGCGGCCGCGGGGTGCGGGCGCGCCCACCACTATCCGCGTGAGTTCTGCCCGTACTGCTGGAGCGAGGACGTGCGCTGGGAGGAGGCCTCCGGGCACGCGACGCTCTACACCTGGTCCGTCGTCCACCGCAACGACCTGCCGCCCTTCGGGGAGCGGACGCCGTACGTCGCCGCCGTCGTCGATCTCGTGGAGGGGCCGCGGATGATGACCGAGGTGGTGGAGGGGGAGGCGGCGGAGTCCGGGGACGGGGGTTCGCGGTTGTGGGCCGGGATGGGGCTGGAAGTGGTCTTCCGGGACGCCGGGGGCTGTGCGGTGCCCGTATTTCGCGCGCGCTCGTGA